TTGAGTTTATCCGGTAAGACCCATTTAATGGAGTTGTGAACAGAGGGAGTAGCGACCCCATTTTTTAATGATGCGCTGAAGAACATAAACTCGATATCCATTTCGGGGTATGAGAAAGTGGTCTGCGCGAAAAGGTCTTGGACCTCAATATCTATTTCAAGTTCTTCCCTGCATTCACGGATAAGACATTCTTCCGGTGATTCGCCGAGTTCGATCTTTCCTCCTGGGAA
The window above is part of the Synergistaceae bacterium genome. Proteins encoded here:
- the mutT gene encoding 8-oxo-dGTP diphosphatase MutT, producing the protein MVRVSAAIIKNSDNEILICQRGPGGSCQFLWEFPGGKIELGESPEECLIRECREELEIDIEVQDLFAQTTFSYPEMDIEFMFFSASLKNGVATPSVHNSIKWVLPDKLKEYEFCPADVSVVEKLNEIE